From a region of the Phormidium ambiguum IAM M-71 genome:
- a CDS encoding AAA family ATPase, which translates to MKPIVVGFAGSIASGKSTLSIEVASSLEWQRVSFGDYVRTVAQSQGLGDSREVLQAVGASLINQGMEQFCKAVLAQVNWQLGQPLVVDGIRHAEIIPVLRQIVTPLDFRLVFVGVNESIREARLVERGLSDRQQWQQFEAHSTEAQVQTVLLTMADLTVDGTRKIEDLVFEIVGWIKQ; encoded by the coding sequence ATGAAACCAATTGTTGTCGGTTTCGCTGGCAGTATCGCCAGTGGTAAGTCAACACTTTCAATTGAGGTAGCTTCATCTCTGGAATGGCAACGAGTCAGTTTTGGGGACTACGTTCGGACTGTAGCGCAAAGTCAAGGGCTGGGTGACTCAAGAGAAGTGTTGCAGGCTGTCGGTGCTTCTCTGATTAACCAGGGGATGGAACAGTTCTGTAAAGCAGTTCTAGCGCAGGTTAACTGGCAGCTTGGACAACCATTGGTTGTAGATGGCATCCGTCATGCTGAAATCATCCCAGTACTGCGCCAGATAGTTACCCCTTTGGATTTTCGCTTAGTTTTCGTAGGGGTAAACGAGTCAATACGCGAAGCTCGGTTGGTTGAGAGAGGGTTAAGCGATCGCCAACAATGGCAGCAGTTTGAAGCGCACTCTACAGAAGCACAAGTGCAGACAGTGTTGCTAACAATGGCTGATTTAACTGTGGACGGCACTCGAAAAATAGAAGACCTTGTTTTTGAAATTGTGGGTTGGATTAAGCAATAG